A stretch of DNA from Scomber scombrus chromosome 9, fScoSco1.1, whole genome shotgun sequence:
AAGGCTCTCCGTCGGATTTTCCACCACACCGACAGGATCCTTATCGCAGAGTTCTCAGGCAACCCAGTAATAACAGTCATAGTCGTGTACCACCAACGTGGCCCCAACTGAGGAGACGGAGAAGTTCTTCGAGGACCTGGCAAAAGCCGTACGAGGTGTTCCAGCACACAACTTCCTGGTAATCCTGGGGGACTTTAACGCAAGGCTCGGACCAGAGGACACACCCTTCCCATACCACGACTCTACCAACCGCAATGGTGCATACCTCACTACCCTTCTCACGGAGCACGAACTACTGGCAGCGAACACCTTGTTCCAGAAAAGACAAGGCAAGAGATGGACCTTCCAGGATCGAGCCACACGTATGGTACGCCAACTGGACTACATACTTGTGAGGAGAAAGTGGAGGAACTCCATCCTTAATGCCGAACCATACAGCTCGTTCAGCTCGGTGGGTTCGGACCACCGTGTGGTGTGCATGAGGGTGCGACGCCTAGTCCCAAGATCCGGCACGATTGGAAGGCATTCTCAAACGATCCTGGCCTTCAAACCAGGTACACTGAGGAAGTCAGGAATCGTTTCCAGCAGCTGGACAAGGGTGCAGAGCCCAGCAGCGAATATATGAGATTTGCCGCTGCGAACGAGGAGGCAACCAGGATGTGTGTGCCCGTGTTGGACAGAGCCAGAACCTCCCTGAGGTCCAAGCATCCGGAGGTCGTAGCGGCACGAGGAAGTCTGGAGGAAGCACGCCTCAACTTTGAGCGTGAACCAACCCAGCAGAGAAGTGGGGAACTGAGAGACGCCAAGCAGCTTCTGTTCAGTACCTACGACAACATCAAGGGGGAGGAACTGATGGAGAAGGTGCGAAAGGTGCAGGCTGCGCAAAGCGAAAAACAGTATGGGGAAGCCTGGAGGGTCATCAACGAAAGGACTGGGCGGAAAAGGACAAAGGAGGGACAGGTTGAAGGTCACAGCCCTGAGGAGAGGATGCCAACCTGGTTCAACCACTTCCGAAGCCTTCTGGGCTCAACAGCAGATGGGGCCGGGGAAGAAATTCCACCAGTCCTCCAGAACCTAGACATCGATGATGGTCCATTCACTGTCACTGATCTAGCCCGGGCGAAAAGCCACAGTGAGAGCTGGAAAAAGTGCTGGGCCAGATGGCATACCCCCAGAGGTTTTAAAGAACTGTGACCTCGATGACATCATGCTGGAGTTTGCCAACCTAGCGCTACTGCAAAACAAACTGCCTGAAGTATGGTCTCTCTCCAACATCATCCCTGTGCCTAAATCAGGAGACCTCTCAAAGCCAGACAACTACCGGGGCATCAGCCTGACATGTATCACGGCAAAGATATACAACCGCATGATACTAAACAGGATCAGGAGCGCCATCGACCCTCACCTGAGGGAGAGCCAAAATGGCTTCCGCGAGGGGAGATCCACCACAGCCCAGATCCTGGCACTAAGGAGAATGATCGAGGAGGTGAAGAAGGATAACCTGACAGCTGTACTGTGCTTTATTGACTTCAAAAAGGCATTTGATTCGATCCACAGAGGCACGATGGTGAAGATCCTTAAGGCCTACGGTGTTCCTCCCAACCTACTCCGGGCTATTGAGACCATGCACGCAGGAACAAGGTCCAAGGTGGTTACCCCAGATGGCAACACTGAGGAGTTTGATATCCTGGCTGGAGTAATGCAAGGGGACACACTAGcccccttcctcttcatcatagTCCTGGATTACGCGCTCAGAAAAGCCATTAGTGGGCGGGAGCAGGACCTCGGCTTCACCCTAACCCCAAGGAGGTCAAAGCGACACCCTGCAGTTGTCCTGACAGACCTGAACTACACGGATGACATCAGCCTGCTCTCCAACAAAGTGGGGCAAGCACAGGAACTCCTGAACAGAGTGGAGCTGGAGTGCGCCAAGGTTGGCCTTAGGCTAAACGCCAAGAAAACAGAGGTCATCACCTACAACATCTCACCGGAGCATCAACCGTTGACAACAACTGGTGGCACTGTGCTGAAGGAAGTTGAGGATTTCAAGTATCTGGGCTCATGGGTCAACTCAACCGAGCAGGACCTAAAGGTGAGGAAGGCACTCGCATGGAGGGCCCTGAATGGCATGACCTGTGTATGGAACTCCAACTTCCCCCGTCAAATAAAACTCAGCTTCTTCTATGCAACGGTAGAGTCTGTTCTCCTCTACGGCAGCGAATGCTGGTGCCTGAAGCCAACCTTGCAGAAGTCTCTAGACGGGTGCTACACCAGAATGCTGCGTGCAGTACTTAACATCAGCAAGAGTACACATTTTACCAACAGTATCCTGTATGAAGGAATGCCAAGGGTTAGCGAGAAAGTAGCTGTCAGGAGAATGAGACTGGCGGGACACTGCCAAAGACACCAAGAGCTGCCAGCTAGCAAATTGGTACTATGGGAACCAACCCATGGGCATCGGTCTCGAGGACGTCCTACGCTAACATATGTGGATGTACTCAAGAAGGATGCAGGAGCGCAAAGTACCATTGAACTGGCCAGATGTATGGAAAATCGGGATGACTGGAAGCAACGATGGAGGGCTCGTCTGAGGACGACctagagagacacagagaagcattGCAAACAATCATTGCATGGCTCCCTGTTGTGTATAGGATCCAGTTTAAAATTCCATGAGTAATGCATGGTCAGGCTCCTGAAGCATATGTGGCTGATACATCacactgtaaatattgtttttattttctgcatgTTCTGATTAACttaataatgttattaaaatTAGCTTGCTCTCTTGGGTCAAATATGCTCAACTTGCTGTCTGTCCCACACACCCACCTTAAGATCTGTGGTGATTGAGCATTAGAAGCCATCATagttttgcactttttaatcaattGACATGGGTGGTCGATCTGTTATGATATTTCTTTTCGGTATCTTGCATTATGCCcttgtaaaacactttgtgaTTAATGTATACGGAAAatgctaaaatacattttgcttaCTTAAGAGACAGTGATTGACATGTgaccaaacaaacactgactatGGCTCCACTTCAAGTTACCCATCAAAGTTATCTGTGGTTAGGAGGTCTTTGCCCAACTCATGTGCTATGCACGGCTCTGGTGGAGCTTATCTCATGTATTTATCCAGCGCTGATGCACTGTAGCTCTGCCTGGAAGCTGTAGCCTAGTCAGGAATTCAGAGTTGTGACAAGGTTTACGTTGGCTGGACCGCCTGAAACTGGAGCTGAGCGCCGCAATGCAGTCAAATAAATCATCTAAAGAGAGGGATggcacagagaaagacaaacaaatagATTTTTTACAAAACAGTGTTTCCAGCAATGTTTTCTTTGGCAAGAgacaaagtgaaagagagaggagcagagaaagGCATTGACACAGAAAGATAGGGTCCACAGATGGTAAATGCATGTCAGGTACTCTTGTCAGtgaatttatagcagagttTACATGAAGATTGCAATCCTCAGTGTCATTATGTGGTCAGCGGTTTCAATCATACCCCAAACTGTATAGTACCATGATGTGAGACAGCCAGTCGTTCACTATGTTTAAACAACGGCTGATTTTGTAGGAATCATCAGCTGACAGAGGTCCAGGgcaagagagaaaatgacacaCAAACGACTGATAGAAGAGATACTCAGCTTTAGAGAGCTAAACAGAAGAGTGAGGATAGGAGAGAGCTGAATATGCTGATGTgacatttataaaatgtaactAGCATTTTTGATTGTGCAAGAGGTAGATCACAGGAGAGATGAGGATGGAGCGAAAGTTTATGTAAGAACTgtaggagagggagagagatatgaggatgacagagaaaatgaaaaagagacgCAAAGAGACACAGATAAGGAGAGAAGTGAATAATTGTCAATGACAGAGCAGGACCCAGGAGGCCGTTGTAACAATACCAGG
This window harbors:
- the LOC133986392 gene encoding LOW QUALITY PROTEIN: craniofacial development protein 2-like (The sequence of the model RefSeq protein was modified relative to this genomic sequence to represent the inferred CDS: inserted 4 bases in 2 codons), translating into MKNKVIPNPILPAEGVRRSNAADGGACPPSGGHHDDRTSNPGKPGRVLSDYSTLPNSLMRCRRPFVMGTFNACTVREEARLVELAHCAEERGVEILGXAQDAIGGVGLMLGSRARKALRRIFHHTDRILIAEFSGNPVITVIVVYXTNVAPTEETEKFFEDLAKAVRGVPAHNFLVILGDFNARLGPEDTPFPYHDSTNRNGAYLTTLLTEHELLAANTLFQKRQGKRWTFQDRATRMVRQLDYILVRRKWRNSILNAEPYSSFSSVGSDHRVVCMRVRRLVPRSGTIGRHSQTILAFKPGTLRKSGIVSSSWTRVQSPAANI